From Planctomycetota bacterium, a single genomic window includes:
- the waaF gene encoding lipopolysaccharide heptosyltransferase II gives MTLAVALPNWVGDAVMATPALRSLRARFPEDRIVAVVRPYVRPVLDPNPWTDAFLEVEPSTGGLWDAVRRLKAERAEIGILLPNSFRSALVFFLAGVKRRIGYARSGRGLMLTDGVPAPREGKRFLPVPQITYYLRLVEILGAPTADRRMELFPTEADEAAAEAAYAAAGLEAGRTLLLSPGAAFGPSKAWPVPHWAHLVKGARERFGLESAILCGPSDAGLAAEIVAAADGRCAALHDKGIDLASARAVVRRARVLVAIDSGLRHYAAALGRPVVALFGPTDICWTETWHAKEVRLQAVPPCGPCQKPVCPVGTTECMWKIAPEEVLDALDEALRRD, from the coding sequence ATGACGCTGGCGGTGGCATTGCCGAACTGGGTCGGCGATGCCGTTATGGCCACGCCGGCCCTTCGCTCCCTTCGGGCGCGGTTCCCCGAGGATCGGATCGTGGCCGTCGTGCGGCCCTACGTGCGCCCCGTGCTGGACCCGAACCCGTGGACCGACGCGTTTCTCGAAGTGGAGCCTTCGACCGGCGGGCTCTGGGATGCCGTGCGGCGACTGAAGGCCGAGCGTGCCGAGATCGGCATCCTCCTGCCGAACAGTTTTCGAAGCGCGCTCGTGTTCTTTCTGGCCGGCGTCAAGCGGCGGATCGGCTACGCGCGCAGCGGCCGGGGGCTGATGCTGACGGACGGCGTGCCGGCGCCGAGGGAAGGCAAGCGGTTTCTCCCCGTGCCGCAGATCACATACTATCTGAGGCTGGTCGAGATTCTGGGGGCGCCGACGGCGGACCGCCGGATGGAATTGTTTCCGACGGAGGCCGACGAGGCCGCCGCCGAGGCCGCCTATGCGGCCGCGGGCCTCGAGGCCGGGCGCACGCTCCTCCTTTCCCCCGGTGCGGCCTTCGGGCCGTCGAAAGCCTGGCCCGTGCCTCACTGGGCGCACCTGGTCAAGGGAGCGCGGGAACGGTTCGGCCTGGAGTCGGCGATTCTGTGCGGCCCGTCGGACGCCGGGCTCGCGGCGGAAATCGTCGCGGCCGCCGACGGCCGATGCGCTGCGTTGCACGACAAGGGGATTGACCTGGCTTCGGCCCGGGCCGTGGTGCGGCGGGCGCGCGTCCTGGTGGCGATCGACAGCGGCCTGAGGCACTACGCGGCCGCGCTCGGGCGGCCGGTCGTGGCCCTCTTCGGACCCACGGACATTTGCTGGACCGAGACGTGGCACGCGAAGGAAGTTCGGCTCCAGGCGGTGCCGCCCTGCGGGCCGTGCCAGAAACCGGTTTGCCCCGTGGGAACCACCGAGTGCATGTGGAAGATCGCGCCCGAGGAAGTCCTCGACGCACTGGACGAAGCGCTGCGGCGCGATTGA
- a CDS encoding glycosyltransferase, which yields MLDRQELGAIRDGRRCPENLASIVIPHYQTEDLVRLCLRAIRRLTDHPYETIVVDNHSQDGSLDYLRRVGWIRLMERGPETESEAVFAHATAMDVGMAAARGRWLVSFHTDTIARREGWLGDLISRLEANPRAAALGADKLESAAGWYQAMKRLWDEQRIKAFFRRLVGMAPKAKHPPTPWYPRSYCAIYRLDVVRQRGLDFQPAPGHPAGELLYRGLEAAGYEAVKLDPDEMHQYVEHVAHATAFLARGGIGHWRGNQKVRGAMRRLLGSDLARELLSDDSLDR from the coding sequence ATGCTGGACCGGCAAGAACTCGGCGCAATCCGCGACGGGCGCCGCTGCCCGGAGAACCTCGCTTCCATCGTCATCCCGCATTACCAGACGGAAGACCTGGTCCGGCTTTGCCTGCGCGCGATTCGGCGGCTGACGGACCATCCGTACGAGACGATCGTCGTGGACAACCACTCGCAGGACGGTTCGCTTGATTATCTGAGGCGCGTCGGATGGATTCGCCTGATGGAACGCGGGCCGGAAACGGAATCCGAGGCCGTCTTCGCCCACGCGACGGCGATGGACGTCGGCATGGCGGCCGCCCGAGGACGCTGGCTCGTCAGTTTCCACACCGACACGATCGCCCGGCGGGAAGGATGGCTCGGGGACCTGATTTCGCGCCTCGAGGCGAATCCTCGCGCCGCTGCTCTTGGTGCGGACAAACTCGAGTCTGCTGCCGGGTGGTACCAGGCAATGAAACGCCTGTGGGACGAACAGCGGATCAAAGCGTTCTTCCGCCGGCTCGTCGGAATGGCGCCGAAGGCGAAGCACCCGCCGACGCCCTGGTATCCCCGCTCGTATTGCGCGATCTACCGCCTGGACGTCGTGCGTCAACGGGGCCTCGACTTTCAGCCCGCACCGGGCCACCCGGCGGGCGAGTTGCTTTACCGGGGCCTCGAGGCCGCCGGTTACGAAGCCGTCAAACTCGACCCGGACGAAATGCACCAGTACGTGGAACACGTGGCCCACGCGACGGCGTTTCTGGCGCGCGGCGGCATCGGCCATTGGCGCGGGAACCAGAAGGTGCGAGGGGCGATGCGCCGACTTCTCGGGTCGGACCTCGCGAGGGAACTTCTGAGCGACGATTCGCTGGACCGGTGA